One stretch of Toxoplasma gondii ME49 chromosome XI, whole genome shotgun sequence DNA includes these proteins:
- a CDS encoding hypothetical protein (encoded by transcript TGME49_314515), with protein sequence MAASRHLLRRAASAESGAPIRGSGLGAGDSLPDSISFSVIRKLCRTRKGLQRILQVYQTQQSPSLPSPRASPGNAASRTGDTEQCLLPSPDALVYVAQALCRSELAGCSPSAFSSSSSPASPFSPSHALKRAQLLRGRQTADVRQGKGTKYEESKPLGEAAEGAACVPHVSPGSQPTCAGLPSSSLPSSLCQESSVRSSSPLSPSSVAPSSSCQSPLVDAYIRKEEAGSRFEEGGEDTRHSAFDAREDDREQDLALDASVLFRLRGFSQASPTACLSPLAAQFLIDHALLFIDKGIHHVRRPYPFHDPDSSSFSAQAFSSPASSTSTRRAPVATHSPQPSSLVQHPLPSSSLSSFSPANYSFLLFSLSFSPSHSLDSAAAIRLLRPLPALLPQFSLLDLSQTVAFMTQLPRLLTKESGRRGTDFFAWSLARGLRHQPTYRVAFSPGEPILTVLPSPPTASPSPLSASSSTSFLSSPASASSCQPAASSSPRHKLGPAVSVDWFLSLIASRLCSTSLPLLPFDPTSPKAPIDALKHATLILSAFSSFHYTLRPALVSLFLSSLFQKSTTQGAHGAFSFPAVTSAGSSRTPDVPECLAVRANRKERQGPTSAEGEAEQGEERSAERRTDMRKHDEDRTRVSSVSSPAFEPANVNGSLKDAEGSTRNSASSHISFPDPLICPAALGVSWRIAGETLPFSVAAKCFLALATQCALQAREVVSKRNQMGHLPLSPLQGSSGISIPPEECPSFSSPLSQESLPSRSSLPYGASRPPPASSSPSLSSSLSSSASSSPSASVLSSSHSAFCVSASRPSIVPPLCSSSSPPLASSADLSGTPFRHQRDDSACLFTENLAGGVAASLATSDEERHLLLLTPSQTRDTGVARKEEGTQVAVQMEALMRHLLSSVARHPALRMDGEALADCVDGCAVLVVSITVLLDSVYCSSASASDKECPSHHSLPHARPRDGSSIVPPRCTSTSSVQSRIGSSLASSMDYVLPFSHCQSSSLASPSELPTQPSLSLSDSGERLELEGRVSSNVWEADEERGGGNSRRNTPEGLEERTAVWLETVKEKLAQAASLLSRNARPHRRQKRAFLSSSDLHSTPDTSDASPSNVISPSVSYSGRCAPSFSFLRPAASPSSSLPRPSSAIPFTKYLAESPCHRWPSFCFLPLLRGRVQLRLSTTPALFASLLGAWAQDPHWSTSALFHLIFMASSLQSSQSCFGDCRSLTSHSVVSPTQTCASATMPARPDGAHTDTKAETSGDADRQIELVGKYETEEEKQNILQGNQRESLRSGALVALLNTITQRLKGEETGDPSHRRQRGRGARPGREADASLRDDRKSEKGPEQEGHKTCHPEGPGPTRLHYALEATSSLVSGCTTPPSPSYSSHSPSISSTFLQSASLSPPQGKRGNKQKAAFIPAELGSLLLSVLCIRFTFHGAYRGAVPFLHSSRSPLSAVPPSSTSSETVSASSAAFPLSVDPCTPSTHFASSVCAKPETHSLLPSSPHSSPAPAHTRRVKPPDSHPCTSSSWYAGKELTDELRTNLSLNSVEQSAILLAETVLSTLRRILGFLKPREIDDLRLVLFAWRHIGLLWHSPLLRLAPFLPASAVAPLSIPISPFSSFSLPALRVCHRLLTVSLSSSLFPSSSFAISSLPREPIFLGVDAAFQFSSSAVEVSVKSEILEILGHIRHASGTIAIDDGESDKPQDTAHRKEEEVADRLRNMSAFAISSPSDVVSYISPLPVSLLLPPLCHWSGIEALVGSSSRESD encoded by the exons ATGGCGGCTTCCCGACATCTGCTGAGGAGGGCTGCATCAGCAGAATCGGGGGCGCCAATTCGAGGAAGTGGACTGGGGGCAGGAGACTCGCTGCCCGATTCcatctccttttctgttATCCGGAAGCTCTGTCGGACACGGAAAGGCCTCCAGAGGATCTTGCAGGTTTACCAGACACaacagtctccttccttgccTTCGCCAAGAGCTTCTCCAGGGAACGCGGCTTCTCGCACTGGGGATACGGAacagtgtctccttccctctcccgACGCCCTGGTGTACGTTGCGCAGGCCCTGTGTCGATCAGAACTTGCTGGCTGTTCCccttctgcgttctcttcgtcttcttcgccagcgtctccgttctccccGTCGCATGCTCTGAAGCGGGCGCAGCTGCTTCGAGGGCGGCAGACGGCAGACGTACGGCAAGGCAAAGGGACTAAATACGAGGAAAGCAAACCGTTAGGGGAAGCTGCTGAGggagctgcatgcgtacCACATGTCTCTCCTGGTTCGCAGCCTACCTGTGCCGGgcttccttcgtcgtctctgccttcaTCCTTGTGTCAAGAGAGTTCTGTACGTTCAtcttctccgttgtctccttcttctgtcgctccttcctcctcttgtcAGTCACCTCTTGTGGACGCGTACATACGCAAGGAGGAGGCTGGAAGTCGCTTTGAAGAAGGTGGGGAAGACACGCGTCACAGCGCGTTTGATGCGCGGGAAGATGATAGAGAACAGGACCTGGCACTGGATGCTTCTGTCTTGTTTCGGCTACGCGGCTTCTCGCAGGCATCGCCAACAGCGTGTTTATCCCCTCTGGCGGCGCAGTTCCTGATAGACCATGCCCTTCTTTTCATCGATAAGGGCATTCATCACGTGCGAAGACCATATCCGTTTCATGATCCCgactcgtcttccttctctgctcaagcgttttcctctccagcttcctcGACATCTACACGCAGAGCCCCCGTTGCAACTCATTCTCCCCAGCCCTCCTCGCTCGTCCAGCATCCATTGCCTTCGAGCTCcttgtcgtctttctccccggCCAACTactcctttctgcttttttcgctttcgttctcgccttcccacAGCCTCGACAGTGCAGCTGCGATTCGCCTGCTTCGTCCGCTCCCTGCACTGCTTCCCCAgttttcgcttctcgacCTCTCTCAAACGGTCGCCTTCATGACACAGCTGCCGCGACTCCTAACAAAGGAAAGTGGACGAAGAGGTACTGACTTTTTTGCCTGGAGCTTGGCTCGCGGCCTGCGCCACCAACCGACGTATAGAGTTGCGTTCTCTCCAGGAGAACCTATCCTAACTGTTTTACCCTCTCCTCCCACCgcatcgccttctcctttgtcAGCTTCGTCGTcgacttcctttctctcgtctcccgcttctgcttcctcgtgtCAACCagccgcgtcttcgtctccgagACACAAGCTGGGACCTGCTGTGTCGGTCGATTGGTTCCTTTCTCTCATTGCTTCTCGGCTCTGCTCGACTagtttgcctcttctccctttcgaCCCCACTTCTCCGAAGGCGCCGATTGATGCCCTGAAACACGCTACCCTCATTCTGTCGGCGTTCTCTAGCTTTCACTACACTCTAAGGCCCGCTCTggtgtctttgtttctctcgtccctCTTCCAAAAAAGCACAACTCAAGGTGCTCACGGGGCTTTTTCCTTCCCTGCTGTTACATCAGCTGGTTCGTCTCGAACTCCAGATGTCCCGGAATGTCTCGCAGTTCGCGCAAACCGAAAAGAACGGCAGGGACCGACGTCTgccgaaggcgaagcagaacaAGGGGAAGAACGTTCTGCAGAGCGCCGCACAGATATGCGCAAACATGATGAAGACAGAACCCGTGTTAGTTCGGTTTCATCCCCGGCGTTCGAACCTGCGAATGTGAACGGCAGTCTTAAAGACGCCGAGGGTTCCACGAGAAACTCTGCGTCCTCTCATATCTCGTTTCCCGATCCTCTGATTTGTCCTGCTGCTCTCGGAGTGTCTTGGCGGATCGCAGGCGAGACATTGcccttttctgtcgctgcgaAGTGTTTCCTCGCTTTGGCCACTCAGTGTGCGTTGCAGGCACGTGAAGTTGTTTCCAAGAGAAATCAAATGGGGCACTtgcccctctctcctcttcaagGGTCCTCTGGGATTTCGATACCTCCCGAGGAATGCCCATCGTTTTCATCTCCACTCTCCCAGGAGAGTCTGCCgtcgcgttcgtctctgccttACGGCGCGTCTCGTCCCCCTCCCGCCTCCAGCTCTCcgtcgttgtcttcttctctttcctcttccgcctcgtcctctccttctgcttctgtcttgtcttcttcccatTCAGCATTCTGCGTCTCGGCGTCACGACCCTCTATCGTCCCCCCTctgtgctcttcttcctcaccgcCACTGGCTTCTTCCGCTGATCTTTCCGGGACTCCCTTTCGTCACCAACGCGACGACAGCGCCTGCTTGTTTACAGAGAACCTGGCTGGAGGCGTCGCTGCCTCTTTGGCGACGTCGGACGAAGAGCGGCaccttctgcttctcacTCCATCTCAGACTCGCGACACTGGTGTAGCGCGAAAGGAAGAGGGAACCCAAGTGGCTGTTCAAATGGAGGCGCTTATGCGTCATCTGCTTTCCTCAGTCGCGCGTCATCCAGCGTTGCGCATGGATGGCGAGGCGCTGGCCGATTGCGTCGACGGGTGTGCagtcctcgtcgtctctaTAACTGTGCTTCTAGATTCCGTTTACTGCTCATCGGCCTCTGCTTCTGACAAAGAATGTCCATCTCATCACAGTCTGCCGCATGCCAGGCCCCGTGACGGGTCGTCCATCGTGCCGCCACGCTGTACTTCGACCTCGTCCGTACAGTCGCGTATCGGGTCCTCGCTTGCGTCTTCGATGGATTATGTACTGCCGTTTTCTCACTGTCAATCCTCGTCTCTTGCCTCCCCCTCTGAACTACCTACTCaaccttctctgtctctatcCGACTCGGGAGAGCGGCTCGAGTTGGAAGGTCGTGTTTCCTCCAACGTTtgggaggcagacgaagagagagggggcGGAAATTCACGAAGAAATACGCCAGAGGGGTTAGAAGAACGAACAGCTGTGTGGCTTGAGACTGTAAAAGAGAAACTCGCACAAGCGGCCAGTTTGCTGAGCCGCAATGCTCGCCCACATCGACGGCAGAAGCGCGCCTTCCTATCCAGTTCTGACCTCCACTCGACACCGGATACATCCGATGCGTCTCCGTCAAACGTTATTTCTCCTTCGGTCTCTTATTCCGGCAGATGTGCCCCGTCGTTCTCATTTCTTCGTCCTGcagcgtctccgtcttcctcgctcccgCGTCCCTCATCCGCGATTCCTTTCACAAAATATCTGGCAGAATCCCCGTGTCACCGGTGGCCgtccttctgttttcttccgttACTTCGTGGGCGCGTGCAACTGCGTTTGTCGACGACACCAGCGCTCTTTGCGTCCCTCCTGGGCGCGTGGGCACAGGATCCTCATTGGTCTACATCTGCTCTGTTCCACCTTATTTTCATGGCGTCGTCTCTTCAGTCGTCTCAGTCCTGTTTCGGCGACTGCCGATCTTTGACCTCTCACAGTGTCGTCTCTCCTACGCAGACGTGTGCCTCGGCAACAATGCCAGCGAGACCAGACGgggcacacacagacacaaaggCAGAAACGTCCGGAGACGCGGACAGGCAGATTGAACTGGTGGGCAAATATGAgacggaagaggaaaaacagaacatCTTGCAAGGTAACCAGCGAGAGAGTCTCCGCAGCGGGGCTTTGGTCGCGCTCTTAAACACCATTACACAGCGACTGAAAGGGGAGGAAACGGGCGACCCATCGCACAGAAGGCAACGCGGCCGAGGCGCGCGTCCAGGGAGAGAGGCTGACGCCAGCCTCCGCGACGAtaggaaaagcgaaaaaggtCCTGAGCAAGAGGGACACAAGACATGCCACCCAGAGGGTCCCGGTCCCACCAGATTGCACTATGCTCTGGAGGCAACAAGTTCTCTTGTGTCTGGGTGCACCACGcccccttcgccttcgtaTTCCTCGCATTCGCCTTCAATCTCCTCGACTTTTCTACAGTCTGCTTCACTTTCACCACCTCAGGGGAAACGGGGTAACAAGCAGAAAGCGGCGTTCATCCCTGCAGAGCTTGGTTCCCTCCTGCTGAGCGTGCTGTGCATACGATTTACCTTCCATGGAGCGTATCGGGGCGCTGTGCCTTTCCTACATTCCTCTCGATCACCTTTGTCTGCGGTTCCTCCGTCCTCTACGTCGTCGGAAacagtctctgcttcttcggctgCTTTTCCCTTATCTGTGGATCCCTGTACTCCCTCGACGcatttcgcttcttctgtttgtgCGAAACCTGAAACGcattctctgcttccttcgtctccacaTTCTTCTCCAGCCCCTGCGCACACTAGACGAGTCAAGCCACCAGACAGTCACCCTTGCACATCCAGTTCATGGTATGCTGGGAAGGAACTGACCGATGAACTTCGCACCAACCTCTCTCTCAACAGTGTAGAACAGTCAGCTATATTGTTGGCGGAAACGGTCCTCTCTACCCTCCGTCGAATCCTGGGTTTTTTGAAGCCGCGCGAAATCGACGATCTCAG GCTTGTCTTGTTCGCGTGGCGGCACATCGGACTTCTATGGCACAGTCCGCTTCTGCGACTGgctccgtttcttcctgcATCGGCTGTCGCCCCTCTCAGCATCCCcatctctcctttttcgtcaTTTTCCCTCCCAGCGCTTCGCGTTTGCCATCGGCTGTTGACCGtcagtctctcctcgtcgttATTTCCATCGTCGTCTTTCGCCATCTCCTCGCTGCCACGAGAACCAATCTTCCTCGGCGTAGATGCTGCATTCCAGTTTTCGTCGTCGGCAGTGGAGGTGTCCGTCAAATCTGAGATTCTCGAGATCTTAGGGCACATTAGACATGCGAGTGGTACTATTGCTATCGATGACGGCGAAAGCGACAAACCACAAGACACTGCTCaccgaaaagaagaagaggtcgCGGATCGACTGAGAAACATGAGTGCGTTTGCTATTAGTTCCCCATCTGATGTTGTGTCATATATTTCGCCTCTGCCAGTGTCACTGCTGCTTCCTCCCTTGTGTCACTGGTCAGGTATCGAGGCATTGGTAGGAAGCAGTAGCCGTGAAAGCGACTGA